DNA from Coffea arabica cultivar ET-39 chromosome 10c, Coffea Arabica ET-39 HiFi, whole genome shotgun sequence:
TTAATTTTTGGAGAGtatgcatgttttttttttttttcagcatcCTTCTTAATCCTTATGGCCTTTTAGGCGCGTGGTTAAAGAATATTTTGTAATTAATTAGAGTACTGAAGCATTGTTAGGGTTTAGTTTATGTATTAAAAGTTTAACCATGAGTGAATTTTAAATCAGTACTTTTATTTattgtgtaattttttttcactttggCTTATAATGAAACTACATGTATACTCttgttgatttaattttttcttttttgtgtaaGTTGGAGGATTCGAACCCGAGACCTCtcgcttacactccctccccccgtaccacccaacccatcccTCCCCCCTTACTCTTGTTGATTTAatttatataatcttatattgtTACTTTGATTTGTAGAATTCAACAtgggaaaatttttcaaaaacatccttcacattttgtcaattcaattttttttttcatcttttaccTTTAAAATAGTAACTTTACATCCCACACAAGATCAAGTCAGTAAAATTTGGTTCCAACTTAGATTTTCGACCACCTTTTACCCTGAATCCATCACATGACCCATACATTGTCTTTTCTTAGGGATTAAAAGATTAAATCTCATTTGTAGTTAAAAAAAAGATGctaattcatatttatttttgcccttaaaaaagtAGAATCTGACCCaaactatatttatttttctttaaaaaagtGGGATCAAACTCAATTCATATCAAGTTTGTTTCCAAAAAAGTAGGATTTGACCCTTTTCTATATAAAAAAGACTGCATGTGGGTCATGCGGTGATTTCAAGTTAAAAGGTTGTCAAAAATTTAGGTTGGGATCAAATTTTGTTGATTGAAAtttgtaagggatataaaattaacattttaaaagtaaagggcgaaaaaattcatttggcgAAATGTAAGAGAcgttttaaatgattttcctaTTTAACATTATAAAGCAACTGCATTCCATATCTAACTATATTTTATGAGGAAGTTTAGTTCCATAAAATTCTTTTCCCAACACAAAATGTCATCATCAATAGTATACAAATACCCATGCTAATGTGAGAGGGTACTGGATTGAATACATACTGTAATCCTTATTATTTATGACAAGGGTattattggaaagagaaaattaaattactaaattaCCAAATCATATTGATGCTTTTAATATAGTATATAGATTTTTTTGCAAGAGAAGGGtggaatttaaaaaataagGAATGAGTGGGGGATTAAAACCTGTAACTCCTTGACCCTTAATTTTAACGATTAGACTAAGGCCTTTTCGGTCATGATAGCTGTTCTAGCAAGTAGCCAATAGAAGTGGTCAAGATATGCTCGATTTATGTCTTGGATTCAAGTTGTCCTTTTCTCCTATCCGTCTCTTCAATCCCATCCCTCCCCTACTTATTTGAAAAAAAGCTTTCACTACCCTCATGACTTGCAGCTTTATCAATCGCAGAGACAAGAATACCGCTGAAGAAGTCCCCTACGCCTATGGTACCATAGGAAAAAGAGAGGCCGAAACATCTTAATTCAGTAGGCACTAGATCATAGAAAACTTTCAGCATTCCTACTTTAATCAGTACATGTAAATCTATACATCAGAATCGTTTTTGATATTATTTGGTTCCCTATAAATGTAAGATTTTGCTAAACAGACAAATGCAATTAAACCCACAACACCTATTCCAGCAAGCAGCCAATAGAAGTAATCAACATGTGCTCGATTTAAGTTATCTGAGAACCAACTTTCTCTACTCCCTTGGCTTGTAATTTTGTCAATCATAGAGACCAGAAAGCTGCTCAAGAAATCGCCTATGCCTATGGCCCCCTGGGAAAAAGAGAGGCCTAAACATCTTAATTCTGTAGGCACCTGATCATAGAAGAATTCCTGCATTCCTACGTTAATCAACACATCAACGAGTCCAAATAATAAATATTGAGGCGCCAACCACCAAAAAGTCATGGGAACTGTTGCATTAGAAATGTCGAGGAGACCAAAATCTCGAGCAGTTTTGAGTCTTTTCTTCTCAATCACAGCTGCAATGACCATGTTCAGGACAGATATTGCCATGCCAATTCCTATTCTCTGAAGCATTGTTATCCCATAGGGATATCTTGTTATCCTTCTCGCAATTGGGATGAAAATTCGATCATAAATTATGCTACAGAACGCTACAGAAAGGGCGATGATAATCCGAAGTGCTGCAGTTGGTATACTATAACTTTGCCCTATTGATCTGTCAAGTGTTGTAGCTTGCTTAGTAAATAATGTGCAGGATTGAGCATGCCCAATTGTATACGTTAAACAAGTTACCCATATTGGAAACAGCCTTAAAACTTCCTTTATTTCTTTAGTCTTGCTAGAGGTTTCATTAATGTTTGTTGAATCATCGCCTGCAGGAGGTGAGTCATCCTTGAGAAACCTGTCCAGAAAATGCTACATTAGTAAGTATGATCAAAAAACGTGGATATTGGCAAGCACCGACCACATGCAATGAGTACCGCAAGACAGCATCAAAGGAATACGGGAAGGGGTTGCTTGAATTTGGAACTAGGATCTGAATATGGAGCAACAATCCAATGCAAGTTAAAAGTTTAATCCTTGGTTTTAAAGGGAATTTACTGCCAATCTGCTCAAAATTTTGATTATCCTTATTTTGTCTAGAAAGATGTATTTCTAAACAAGAATTGTTTTGTGTGCCAAAGTTATGAGTGACACATTTTTTCAGTGAGATGGATGATACAATCATTGGTTGATAATTGGGCTCAATGCATCGGATTCGAAAATAGAtttagggcaaattacattttaccgcCCTATGATTTAGTGCTTTTGTACATAATCCCCTCatagtttcaaaaactatagATAATCtctcatgatttggattaaagtgtcaaagtaaccaAATTTTCAATCCATAGTGGAGTcatctaaaatgtcaaaaatatccctatataaagttgaaaattttttgtcaACCACATGGGgattatgtgtatattttgataATCATAAAGGGTTATATGATAAAGAATTAAATCATaaaggggttatatggtaaaatataaaactaTATGGGGTTAGTGCGTTatgcatattatgtttatatattttggtcatttcagccattttaatttttaaataaaggtaattttgacatttttaaaGATTCCTTTAgggcaaattatattttacccccctatggtttggcctttttttttttacataatccccatatgatttcaaaagctatacataaccccctcatggtttggattaaagtgtcaaagtgacggaaatagtcattcataacggaacttctaaaatgtcgaaattacccttataaatacatgacacattaaccctgtatgattttatattttaccatataacccccttatgatttaatattttaccatataacccccttatggtttttaaaatatacatataaccccccttggttaataaataattttcaactttacataagggtatttttgacattttaggtgactccgaTAAGAATGATCATTCccatcactttgacactttaatccaaactacgagggggttatatatagtttttgaaaccatagggggttatgtaaaaaaagctaaatcacaaggggtaaagtggaatttgcccaTTCCTTTACGAATGATCATCTCaatcattttgacactttaatccaaaccatgatgtgagttatgtatagtttttgaaatcatATGGGGATTATGTATAAAAACACTAAACCATAGGgggaaaaatataatttgcCCATAGATTTACAATAAGGGAACTTGCTTTTCTTTCTGATGTGCTGTTTTGGATTCGAGCTTAAATCAGATGCCTGCTTCATATGTCGAAGAGAATAAATCTATGAGATCAACTTTTAATTAGaccaataaaaaaagaaaaaagaaaaaaaaatccttactCGCCATGCAGAAGGCTTTCTTCACGGCTTGATGAGGGAGCTACAATGTACAAAGCACTTATGCTTTTCTTGAATCCCTTGTCCTTCTTCCCATAACGGATTTCTACCTCTTTATCACCTATTGTGGCAGGAAATCGATACATTTTGTTTCCCAGTAAAAACAGGATAAGCCCGACTATCACGGCCAGAAATGGAATCCCAAAACCAATGCCCCAATTTATGTTGTCCTGAATGTATGGTAAGATTAAATGTGTAGCTATTGCACCCATGGCCCCGACACAAAACCACCAGTTGAAGAATGAGCTCTTGGCTTTGCTCTCTTCCGGATGTTTTTCATCAAATTGATTGGCTCCAAAGGCTTGAAGAAAGGTGTTATATCCTTGCGCCAGTGCGATCAGATACAGTGATCCAAAAAACAAAGCTTTGATATGCATAGCAGGTGATTCAGGCCCTAATTCATTCTTGGTTCTACCTTGGGAATCTGAAGCTCCGGTAACTATTGGAGTAATCATTGCAGAAAGGGTCAACAATCCGAGTCCCTGGACCGTTATATCCTTCGTATAAGTGCATAAAAgatgtaaaaaggaaaaagaagacagAGACACCTACCAAGATGTAGAGAATGGCAGCAATGATGATTGACTTGTAGCAGCCAAGGAAGGAATCGGCCACAAATGCTCCAAAAATTGGTACAAGTGAAGCTACGCCAACCCATGTATTGACATTAGCCGCAGCTGTTGCAACAGATTCTCCGATTGGCCCGGTCAGATAGTTAATGAGATTTGATTCTATTCCTAAATATGCAAACCTCTCAAGACTTCTTGCAGCTGTAAATCAAGTACATCCACACAGTCAAAAAACCACTTCATATTAAGGCTCAGTTTACATTTTTCCCATGTCTCAGTTGCAATAATcacttcttcttcctcttaAGTCGAGTGGAAGTTCTCTGTTTCTGCTGCTTAATTCGCAGAATAAACTACAACaaagataaaataaaagggggaaaaaaaggagTTGATAGCTGAGTACCTGTTGCAATAATATAAGTGTTTACTAACCGAGGATGCAAGATGCCGATCTCCATCCACCTGATTTGGATCGTTTAATTGGACAGCCCTTGTAATCAGTATAACCATCCACTGGTTCATTATCAGTGGCAAGGAGTGGAGTTTGGGGTTCCGTGCTTCTGCTTCCACTCATCACTCCATAGGGGATGCTCAAATTGGAATGAAATCAAGCTTTAAGCTATTCAATGATTGCATGAACAGGACTTATAGGAGTAGCTTTGGGGAGATTAAAATGGCATCTCTGCCTCAGTTTTATGCAGGTTGAGTTCTATAATatgtattttttgaaaaatgaaatccACAAAAGTTAAAGTGAGAGAGGACGAACAGATTATTTTTCTACAAGTAtgggattctttttttttttttaaaatttttgatttttgattcaaGAAAGACTTTACAATGaaggggggaaaaagaaaggcaGGAGAAGAAAGGTTTGACAGTTAGAATCATGTACTTACTCAGCATAGCTAATGTCCCTTCTTCTTTTTAACCAATATTTTAAAAAGCGAACCGTTGAGTGAATTGGATGAGTTTCCAATTCAATTAGTTCaaagattttccttttttattcttTCATCATTATGTAAATTGAATGtctttaaaagtaaaaaataagcAGAAAATTTAGTAGGAACTGGTTACAAAATTCGGGTTTTTACCCATTTTGACCAATTCGAGTTGGACTATTCGAATCACGAATTGGCCATGACACCAGTTTTTAAAGAGGTTTGACTGGTTTAATTGTTTTTTTGGAAAGACAAGTTTTTGAAAGACTGTTTTTAACTTGAAGGATAAGGGGTCAAACTAAGTATGATTTGCTTGGCTGGTAGAGAGGTAGCTTTACTTTTGGGAGTAATTTGGAGGGATAGTGCAAATGAAGCCAGGACAATAATGGAGAACATGGTCCTAGCTGACTCATCAAAACTAGGCCAGATTAAATAGAAACAGCTGGTTCAACACTCAAGCTTCACAGTATGAATTTTGATGCTAATGATGTGATTCTCTTGGCTAAATATGTTCAAAGGTTAGTTTGATTACGTTTCACAAaaagagaggggaaaaaaatacTGAATTGTTGGCTTTTTAAAGACATATTTCACTACCGAATTTGGTAATAGTTGTCATTAACGTAATTTAGTTGTTCAATTTCACTTCTTCTTGTATTCAAGAATAGCCCAAAACGTCTAGGGGTTAAAGTTGAAGTTTCAAGAATTAGAAATTTTTAGGATCAAATCCCTTTTTCCCTTATTGTTTCTTAAATTCTGTCTCTTCCtactaaaaaaattatttaaaaaataaaaaattgaagaatAGCCCAAAAAACTTGATTTATTTTGGCATTAATTCTTTGAcgatttttcacttgtgaaaaattCACTACTAATTCTTTAAGGGTAATTTTTAATCCCACACGCAAGCTAGCTTTGAACTTCTCATGTAGAATTATTGTTCCTCCAATCAATTCTCCTTCCCACTCCTATCA
Protein-coding regions in this window:
- the LOC113714492 gene encoding protein NRT1/ PTR FAMILY 5.10 isoform X3 produces the protein MGWRSFTCTNFWSICGRFLPWLLQVNHHCCHSLHLVTGASDSQGRTKNELGPESPAMHIKALFFGSLYLIALAQGYNTFLQAFGANQFDEKHPEESKAKSSFFNWWFCVGAMGAIATHLILPYIQDNINWGIGFGIPFLAVIVGLILFLLGNKMYRFPATIGDKEVEIRYGKKDKGFKKSISALYIVAPSSSREESLLHGEFLKDDSPPAGDDSTNINETSSKTKEIKEVLRLFPIWVTCLTYTIGHAQSCTLFTKQATTLDRSIGQSYSIPTAALRIIIALSVAFCSIIYDRIFIPIARRITRYPYGITMLQRIGIGMAISVLNMVIAAVIEKKRLKTARDFGLLDISNATVPMTFWWLAPQYLLFGLVDVLINVGMQEFFYDQVPTELRCLGLSFSQGAIGIGDFLSSFLVSMIDKITSQGSRESWFSDNLNRAHVDYFYWLLAGIGVVGLIAFVCLAKSYIYREPNNIKNDSDV
- the LOC113714492 gene encoding protein NRT1/ PTR FAMILY 5.10 isoform X1; the encoded protein is MSGSRSTEPQTPLLATDNEPVDGYTDYKGCPIKRSKSGGWRSASCILAARSLERFAYLGIESNLINYLTGPIGESVATAAANVNTWVGVASLVPIFGAFVADSFLGCYKSIIIAAILYILGLGLLTLSAMITPIVTGASDSQGRTKNELGPESPAMHIKALFFGSLYLIALAQGYNTFLQAFGANQFDEKHPEESKAKSSFFNWWFCVGAMGAIATHLILPYIQDNINWGIGFGIPFLAVIVGLILFLLGNKMYRFPATIGDKEVEIRYGKKDKGFKKSISALYIVAPSSSREESLLHGEFLKDDSPPAGDDSTNINETSSKTKEIKEVLRLFPIWVTCLTYTIGHAQSCTLFTKQATTLDRSIGQSYSIPTAALRIIIALSVAFCSIIYDRIFIPIARRITRYPYGITMLQRIGIGMAISVLNMVIAAVIEKKRLKTARDFGLLDISNATVPMTFWWLAPQYLLFGLVDVLINVGMQEFFYDQVPTELRCLGLSFSQGAIGIGDFLSSFLVSMIDKITSQGSRESWFSDNLNRAHVDYFYWLLAGIGVVGLIAFVCLAKSYIYREPNNIKNDSDV
- the LOC113714492 gene encoding protein NRT1/ PTR FAMILY 5.10 isoform X2, whose product is MEIGILHPRLVNTYIIATAARSLERFAYLGIESNLINYLTGPIGESVATAAANVNTWVGVASLVPIFGAFVADSFLGCYKSIIIAAILYILGLGLLTLSAMITPIVTGASDSQGRTKNELGPESPAMHIKALFFGSLYLIALAQGYNTFLQAFGANQFDEKHPEESKAKSSFFNWWFCVGAMGAIATHLILPYIQDNINWGIGFGIPFLAVIVGLILFLLGNKMYRFPATIGDKEVEIRYGKKDKGFKKSISALYIVAPSSSREESLLHGEFLKDDSPPAGDDSTNINETSSKTKEIKEVLRLFPIWVTCLTYTIGHAQSCTLFTKQATTLDRSIGQSYSIPTAALRIIIALSVAFCSIIYDRIFIPIARRITRYPYGITMLQRIGIGMAISVLNMVIAAVIEKKRLKTARDFGLLDISNATVPMTFWWLAPQYLLFGLVDVLINVGMQEFFYDQVPTELRCLGLSFSQGAIGIGDFLSSFLVSMIDKITSQGSRESWFSDNLNRAHVDYFYWLLAGIGVVGLIAFVCLAKSYIYREPNNIKNDSDV